The region TCCACAAAGCATAAGAGAGATATTTTGTTGGGTTTGTGGGGGTGATTGTATTGGGGACTAAAGTttcacatataataaatataataaaatgagtggtatataagtataaaaaattgtaCTTTAACACAAGCCAAGCATGGGGGAGATATTGTGTTGGGTTTGTGGGGGTGATATGAAATATTGaactttaacataaattaattggttttatgtaatatgagttttgatcttCACACTTATAGACCCAATATATTCTCGACATTGACACCTTTAGGGACCCAATATATTCTTGACTGTGACATCTTTAGGGAAATCATACATCTACAAAACACAAGAAAGATGTTACGTGGGACCCAATATATTCTCAACAATGACATCTTTAGACAAATCATACATCCGCAAAGCACAAGAAAGATGTTATGTTGGGTTTGTGTGCACATCTCGCATACGGCTTAAAGCTCCATCAATTTTGGTGACCCCTGGGTCTTCTCTTTTCATAGTTTCAAtaattagtttttcatttttattttctatcttGTCTTTTCAATGATCAAGCTCAAAGTTAAATTGAGAATGGAACAATGAACTAATCAGTTAATTTCTCTCATGGCCACTCCaacatatatttttgtttcactATTACTGTTGATGATGATGCTTGAATTTGAAGCAAATTCTATTCACATTCCATACATAACACTAGGCTCTTCACTCTCCCCTCTCAATGAACCCACTTCATGGCTCTCGCCTTCTGGCTCTTTCGCATTTGGGTTCTACAAACAAGGCGATGGCTTCTCAGTGGGAATTTGGTTAACCACTAAACCAAATATCACACTAGTTTGGACCGCAAATCGAGACGATCCCCCTGTTTCATCAAATTCTACGCTGACTTTAACCATGGGTGGTCAGCTCATTCTGAGACCTAGTGATCAGCAAACCAAGGATATTGTCATTGGTAAATCCTCAGAGCCTGCCGCCTTGGCTTCGATTTCTGATTCGGGCAATTTCGTGCTCTACAATGATCGCTCTCAAAAGATCTGGTCAAGCTTCGACTACCCCACAGATACATTACTGGGAGGCCAGAATTTATATACCAACAATGAATTGACTTCCAGTGTATCTGAAACAAATAGCTCAACTGGAAGATTTCGTGTGATCTTGCAAGAAGATGGGGAGCTTGTCGCATATCCCACAAACACAATAGGTGATGAGACAGAGGCATACTGGACCAGTGGCTCCTTTTACGGTTACGGTTATGCAGTTCACAGCTTATATCTAAATCTTACTGGCGAACTTGTCTTGGTCGATAACAAATCTAAACCTATACAGACTTTGTATGCTGATTCTTCTCTATACAACGGCTCAATAATTTACTGGGCAACTCTAGCCCCTGATGGGATTTTTCGTTTGTATTCTCATAATGGTGAGTACAACACATCACTGAAATGGAGAGAACCGGAAGAGGACTGTCTGGTTAAGACTTTTTGTGGCTGGAACAGCTATTGTTCACTTTATGATGATGAACCCAGATGCCGTTGCCTTCCTGGTACTGATTTTCTTGACCCTGGTGACATGAAAAGCGGGTGCGAGAGATATTATGTTGAAGAAATCTGCGCAGAAATGAATTTAACTACTACAGAATTATACAACCTGACTTCAATGGAGATGATCACATGGGATGATTATCCATATCTCCAAGAAGAAATGAACTCTAAAGAAGATTGCGAGAAATCCTGTTTAGAGGACTGCAATTGTGATGCGGCGTTGTATACGTACTACGAAGGGACTTGCAAGAAACAAAAGCTTCCATTGAGAACTGCTAGGAGAGACCAAGGTGGAGATTCCTCGGCCATAGCTTACTTCAAATTGAGCAAGAGAAATATCACAAGCTATGCAAGTGGTAATATTTTACGAGAGCCAGCGGTAGTGACAAGCAAGAAGGCAATTGTGGAAATTCTGGTAATGACTTTCAGCTTCGTTACTTGTTCATGTATTCTCCTTGGAATGTCtggattttttgttttcaaataccGAGTTGCGAAATACAAATGGCTGTTGGAAACTGGAAACTTCGGCTTGACAGATGAGCTTACTATGCGATCGTTTTCTTACAATGAGCTTAAGAAGGCAACAAACGGATTTAAAGAAGAGGTGGGCAGGGGGTCATTTGGGGCAGTATATAAAGGAGCCTTTTACAAAGGCGAAAAGCTTGTTGCAGTGAAGAGGCTGGAGAAAATGATGAATGAGAGTAGTGAAAGAGAATTCCACGCAGAAATGCAGGTAATAGGGAGAATTCATCACAAGAATTTGGTTCGGTTGCTTGGTTACTGCGCTGTGGAGTCGAAGAGGCTTTTGGTGTACGAATACATGAGTAATGGCTCCCTTGCTGATCTCCTCTTTCACTCTGAAACATCCCCTGATTGGAACGAGAGAGTGAGAATCGCATTGGATGTTGCTAAAGGAATTCTCTATCTTCACGATGAATGTGAAGCACCCATCATTCATTGTGATATAAAGCCTCAGAACATCCTACTAGATGATTTCTGGACAGCGAAAATCTCAGATTTCGGGCTAGCAAAATTATTAATGCCAGACCAAACGAGGACTTTCACCTTGATGAGAGGAACAAGAGGTTACATGGCACCGGAATGGTCGAAGAATACTCCAATATCAGTCAAAGCAGACATTTACAGTTATGGAGTTGTTCTCCTTGAAATTATTGCTTGCAGAAGAAACATGGACACTAAAGCATCAAACCCAGATGAAATGGTTCTTATTAACTGGGTTTACAAGTGCTTCATTAACCGAGAGTTGAAAAAACTTGTTCGCGATGAagtagataagaaaattttcgaGAACCTGGTAAAGGTGGGGCTCTGGTGTGTTCAAGATGAACCAGCTCTGCGTCCTTCAATGAAGAGTGTAGTGATGATGTTAGAAGGGATTACTGACATTTCTATCCCTCCCTGTCCAACTTCTTCCTTAGGGTGAAGTCTCTTATATATGCTTAGTTAATTTATAGGTATTAAATATAACTATACgcataaacaaattaaagtgACTTATCTGTATAAACTTATGTAAGAGTTTGTGATCGATTATTTGTTTTCTCATTTCAAAATATCTCAATCAGATGCTATCATttcagtttgtataatttatttacatatgtaatattacttgtattttaatgtgtttgagcTTTCAAGTAAagtaactaaatttttttacaaaacaaaaattctgAAAggtttcatttcattaatttggtCGATTTTTCTTCGAAAAAGGCGAAAGTGGAAGTTAGAAATTTCACATCTAAGTGAATGATATGGGTTTGAAAAGAGAACTTATAACAATTAACACAACAATAACCAAatgaattaaacaaaacaaagttgAAATGTGGAggggacaaaatttttttcacaGGGTTTAGCTATAATTCATACAACTTACATCCATAGGACTTTgtactataaaataaaatccacaATGAAATCAAACCAACGTATGTTAAAAGCAGAAATTAAAATCCACACACAATTTACACAGTTTATTTCTCATAGCCTAATTGCTTTCTAAGCTTCCCGTTTACGGCAGTTCAAGCTCTCCTTGAACTTTTTTGCATCTCATTGTTTGTTTAGATAGCTAATATACAGATTTATTGAGATggaatattttagaatataaagCAAATAAAATGGAATCCAACTTAAgtaaatatcaacaaaaatcaataaatctaGGTTATTTTCTCTACTCCTTTCTGAAAGTTCTGCCTTGACGTAAAAGTATGCAATGGCCCAAGCAAGGCACCTTTTTCTAGCAGATCTCCTACCTTAACTTGTTTGTAGAGCTCAACTAGTTGATTCAATACTGTTTGATATATACTTTCTTGAAGAATCTTTAACTCTAGCAAATGGTTCAGTAATAATTAGAAAAACATTTATTAGCATCATATATGAAAGTTTCAACGAAAAAAAATCCCATATATGGACACTCACAGGAGTCCATGTTTTTTGTTGGCTCTACTACGGGCGATGTGGGAGGAGTCTCACGAGCGTTTCCTTGTAACAactcttataaaatatatgtaaaaactGTCATgagaaaatatgtttttgtgAGTGTCatgaaaactttgaaaactatGAAAGATGCCCTACACATGTACTATAGGTATCTTAGGTTGACATGTGTGCTATGGGATTGAGGCCCACACACGTACTACAACAATCTAGACCCACATACGCACTATGAGATCGAGTTTTTAAAATAGGCTCTACACCTTAAAATTGGGGAAAAAAAAGCATATTGTAAATTTAGTCTTATGCATAAAAGAAGGATTCAAACATTGTTGGATATGATTCAACTGATAATGAGTTTCACTAATTTGCCTACATCGTTCTAAAGTTATAACCTAAAGGATGTTGCTCACACATTAAGCTAGGAACTATTCAAGTTTGTGGGCAAGACTCTATATGAGCTGTGGACAAGTAAAAAACCCAACATAACTTATTTGACGGTTTTGGGGTTGTGATACTTATGTAAAAAAGTTGACTTCAAATAACTTGGACTCTAAATCTATTAAGTGTGTCTTTATGGGGTTtcctaaagaaattaaaagatacTATTTCCACCATACAGACGAGGACAAATTTTTTGTTGCttgttttgaaatcttcttAGAGGATGTATTCATTCTAAGAAGGACTTGTGGTGGAAGATAGAAATGATGTCTGATTACATAGGATAACATATATGTTGGACAAAGTGAAGTGCCACATGAGGTGATTTAACATCATGAGAAGGTTATTCCACACCTAATGGAACCACCATTAGCTACATCGGAGCCATGTAAGTCTAGTATAGTACATTATAAGCTCGAGAGATTTGGATTTCTCATAATTGAGCACAACAACATACTAGTCATTCATGACTATAAACCCACGACTttcaataatgatatatcagattgaaaattcattaaataactTGAAACCATGAAATCTAAGATTAACTCTTTATACCAAACCATGTATGAGTTTTGGCAAATCCACATGAAAGGGTAAAACTCATAAAGCATAAATGagtcttcaagaagaagaacgACATAAATGGtaatgtgcatacctataaagcacgtTTGgatgctaaaaatttcaaacaaaagcaTGCCATTAATTATGATAGAACCTTTTCACCCACTATGATACTAAAGTCCATCCTAATTTCCCTTATGATTGTTGCATATgtattataaagtttaatagaTGGATATCAAGACcgttttccaaaaataaaaccTTGTTGAGGCTGTGTTTTATACACAACCCCGATGGTTTCATTCTCAATTAGTTAGTTGGTAAGCTATGTAAGTTGCAAAAtccatttataaatttaaataagttttgaaaagctTAAACATTCGTATTGATAGATTCGTTAAAAAGTCTGACTTCATATCAACAAATGCTAGCAAAAGGTTCACGACGGTAATAACCAATAGTTCGGATTTTAAAAACAAtgctaaaattataaaaatgactCCTCATAAACGTATgaacaaaatctaattaaaacatattagcACACCAGCAAAGTTTAGTAATAGAACTGTCTGCTGTAattatctctctttctttcaatgaaaaagtaaaaatattggGCAGCCCAAGTTTCAATCCCGTGTTAGTAGGGTGAGGGATATCAGCTTTTCTGGAAGCCGTGtaattagagaaaaataaaaagacttaGAAATGGTATGTTAGTGGCATAGTAATTTGCGGGAAGTAGCTTTTGACAATGAGCATCTCTAGCTGCATTATTCTTCCAATTACTGCatgatcaattttcaaattcaaataagagaGACAGTTCTACAAAGGTTAAGAAAATTGATCACTTCACAGACTTTTGAGCacaatattataattcaaattcaaaaatgtattttaataaaattatatacatctaATTTCAATATCCAATTTGATACTTAAATGATACGTctttatatgattgagtgattttgaattaaaataaaagtcattcatataataaaatatattttagtatcTAATTAAATGTTCAAAACTAGGTGCAaataatattgctcatttgtTATACTTGAAATTTAGAATAATCTTTGTTTTTCAAAGCTGAtatgaaaattggaaaaaatgtgaaaagaactagaaaaggagaagaagaagagaagtcAGCATGCCACTAATTGGTATAATACTGAATGGTAATGGTCCTAATGGATGACTACTTGACTTAGGAGacttttgattaattttcatAGGTCTTAGAAATATGCATTCCAGGATCCTGTTTATTATTTAGCCCCAAATCGATTCACTacaatcaaaattcattttttttactttagaaTGCAgagatttcaatttctttcaatCCATTCtatcttcttgttcttcttattTGCATCTTCTTGTGTTACGGCTCAACAAAGACAGTCTAATATAAGCCTGGGATCTTCTCTAAGACCAACCACAAACTCCTCATGGCTGTCAAGTTCTAAACTCTATGCCTTCGGATTTTACCCACGAGGCAATGGCTATGCTTTTGGAATTTTCCTTGCCGGAATTCCTGAGAAAACTGTAGTGTGGACAGTGTACCGCGATGATCCACCAATCCCCAGCAACGCTACCTTGCTGTTGAATACTGAAGGCAGGCTTGTCTTGCAATCAGCACAAAGCCAAGTTACTGATATTGCTAATCAGATTACTGGGTCTGCCTCTTCTGCTTCCATGCTCGACTCTGGAAACTTTGTGCTTTACAACTCTAGTGGGGAAATAATCTGGCAAAGTTTTGATTACCCAACTGACACTATTTTGCCAACTCAACGTCTTTTGACAGGATATGAGTTGTTTTCAAGTGTTTCAGAAACAAATCCTTCCACAGGGAAATTCCGGCTTAAGATACACAGAGATGGGAACCTTATTCAGTACCCAACGCATACTGAAGACGCACCTGCATATGCCTATTGGTCGACTGGTACAGGGGGCCGAGGTGATCATGTGACGCTAAACCTTGATGTTAATGGCCATCTTTACCTGCTTAACGCCAGTGGCTTCAATATATGGAGTATTACAGAAGGGTATCCAACAGGGGGAATACTTTATTTGATGAGAGTTGATTGGGATGGGATATTAAGATTATATTCACACAATTTGAGACCAAATGGTACATGGTCTGCTCTGTGGGAATCTTCAAAAAACAAGTGTGATCCTAAGGGTCAGTGTGGCATTAACAGCTTTTGTTttacaaatgataaaaaaaccGACTGTAGCTGTCTTCCAGGATTTGCCTCTGTAAACCAAGGCAATTGGACATCCGGGTGTGAAAGAGATTTCATTCTAGAAAGTTGCAGCAATGGGCATGGACCTGTCAAAGTCAAGATTGAACAATTGGAGGATACTCTCTGGGAAGATGGCTCATACTTAGATCTGTCAGAAACAACCAAAGAAGACTGTCAACAAGCATGTTTGGAGGACTGCAATTGCGAAGCTGCACTCTTCAAGAGCAATGATCGCAAGTGCAGAATGCAAAAGCTTCCTTTGAGATTTGGGAAAAGAGATATAGGTAATGGATCAAAAAATTTTGCTTTCATCAAGGTGGGAATTGCATCCTCTGATGTAAACAATGAGCCTagaaaggagaagaaatgcCTCAGAACCGGTTTGATAATTACATTAAGTTGTGTATTTGGTGCTTCTATACTTGTTTTTGCAGCTTGCTTGATTTTCATTCACGGATACCAAGTCTGGTCAAACAGAATAATTGCTGGAAACGGTAATTTCAGGTTTTGTGAGGACATCGCACCGGTATCTTTTACTTTTGCAGAAATCGAGAAACTAACTGATGGTTTCAAGGAAGAGATTGGCAAAGGATCTTCAAGTATAGTTTATAAGGGGATTATGATGCATTGCAATAAGTTTGTAGCTGTCAAAAAATTAGAGAAGGTGTTAGCAGAAGGGGAAAGGGAATTTCTGACTGAGATAAAGGTAATTGGGAGAACCCATCACAAGAATTTAGTTCGTTTGCTTGGTTATTCCTTTGATGGACCTAACAAGGTGTTAGTGTACGAGTACATGAGCAATGGTTCTCTCGCTGATCTACTTTTCACACCAGAAAAACAGCTTAATTGGATAGAAAGAATGGACATTGCTCGGGATATAGCACGAGGAATTCTTTATTTGCACAGTGAGTGTCGAACGCAAATCATCCATTGTGACATAAAACCTCACAACGTACTCATGGACGAGAATAGGTGCGCAAAAATTGCTGACTTTGGATTGGCGAAGCTATTGAAACCGGATCAAACTAACACTTTTACCGGCATAAGAGGAACAAGAGGATATGTTGCACCAGAATGGTATCGAAATCTAGCCGTGACAGTAAAAAcagatgtttatagttttggagtgGTGTTGTTAGAGATCATATGTTGTCGAAGATGCATGGACCAAAACTTTCCAGACAATCAAATTGTTCTCCAAGATTGGGTTTGCCAGTGTTTTGATGCTGGTGATTTGAGGCAACTGGTAAGAAATGAAGAGGTTGATCTAAAACAATTGAAGAGGATGATCAAAGTTGCACTTTGGTGTATTCTTGATGAGCCATCAGTACGTCCTTCAATGAAGAAAGTTTTACTAATGCTTGAAGGAAGTGTTGAGATTCCAATTCCTCCAAGCTCTACCTCTTTTGTTACTTCTATCTGAGTCCTGCAAAAGAGAATGAAGCTCAACcgattttccatttcttttatttctttcaaatgtatctatgtAATTTAGAGAGTGGATTTATGTTCTACTTCCTCTCATTTAATAATAACCATTCTCTTGTGaatctaaaaatcataatttagaaTAAGGTAACTCTTATTGCAGATAGAGTAGCTAATATTagtttacccaaaaaaaaaaaaaaaagagtagcTAATATTAATCTTGAATGTAATCCTTCAACTTGTGGGATTGTTTATGCCAACGAGGGACTCCCGGTCTACTGACCAATCCCACAATCATGACACCcaataaattgagtttaattttgatatatcattaacaAGTTTCGAACTCATGCTTTCTTTATTGTTTGGGTGCCCTAACTTTTGTCAACTACCTTTGGGGGTTACAATAAAACTACATAcacatatttttgaatatataaataagtacaaaaatgatatgttattatgtgatttgataattttaaattaaaaataaaataacatacaatcatattatattacattatcCGTATGCccattttgtatatttaaaatatttacgTTTAACATTGATAAGGGGTTATCActtgattaattcaaatttatgtagGAATAGTTAGTTTTGGATTGTTAAACCGTTTTTCTTTTAACACAAAGTGAAAATCCTGAAAGCTCCACTCCATTTTTATAATgctttaaaaaccaaaatattttccAAAGAGACTGAAGCCACCCCGATAATCTACTTAAATATAACCATGGAATGCCAGTAAGGTTTGTTGCTAGAAGGCACAAAAATCTTTGACTGTTCTTCACTGCTTATACATACCACTTGGAAAATGCAATTGCCACATTCGTAGAATACTATGTTCCCACTAGTACTAAATTAGTTTATTACTCCAGTTCTCAGGATTGTAACAAAAACGAAAACACTACAAAAATGGTTGCCATCTTATTTTCTGTTATGCTAATACAAGTCTGGGGGCTTTGTTATCACCTGCGGAAACTCCTCATGGCTGTCGTCTTCTGGTTTATATGGTTTTGGATTCTATAAACAGGGAATGGTTTTACAGTGGGAATCTTTATTGCCAGAATAGATAGGAAAATTGTTGTTTGGACAGCGAATTATGACAACCGTACAGTTCCCGCTGATGTTACATTGATTCTTAAATGTGCTGGTAGATTCATTCAACAATCACTAGAAGGTCAGGAGACATCCATTGTGTGAATTTCTGAACCTTTTGCAAAAGCACCGATGCTTGATTCagggaattttattttctataattctgATAAGGTCATATGGCAGAATTTTGTACACCCTACCAATACACTGTTCACATTTCAACATCTCCTAGCAGGGAAACAGATGGTTTCAAGAGTCTCTGAAAGTCTTATCCATTTtcaagatattgtctattttgatcatataataaatcatggtttttcttttggattttacaatctaaaacatgttttaatagtttaaagaactaacaaattatttaatcaatcttattttaatatccTTTAGTGATGTGAGatgaacaaataaacaaaatatttctaCTATACTTTGGTGATCTGAGATTTTTGAAGTTATATTTCCACCAAAACCTGACCAGAACAAGATTTGAGTTCATGATATTTTAGCTTAGATTTGTCAATAAAAACATCAAGAAGGAGTGTTAAATTATGATCCTtcaactaataatataaaattaatatgttaagGAAATTGTGTTGTTTTAACATTTTGGtaagaataattatattgaatttgcATGCTTTTACTAAGGCCAAAAGGCTTCTTTTCATTTCAAAGTTAACTCATTTTCAAACACACACATGTTgagtataaaaaattcaaatatttatctatacaTTCTTAACTTAACTAAAATcgttagttaaaaaaaataaaacaatattttatcattaaaattttaaattctaaaaatttaaattttttttcctttggatGGCTGataaagtttgagttttcagTTCAAGTTCAAATGTTAAGGGaaaatacatatcaattttagttaatattGTTTGCCATTGCATTTTTTCCACAGATAATCCAAGATTCCAAGAAGACTTGACTTTATCTTCACAATTGTGAGGTTGTGCTATTTCCTCATTTCACAGGCCATAATTCAACACATCACTTCCCTTTTCATAGtttcaattatcaatttttcgtttttatctttttatcttgtCTTTTCAACAATGAAGCTTATTTGACAATAT is a window of Mangifera indica cultivar Alphonso unplaced genomic scaffold, CATAS_Mindica_2.1 Un_0050, whole genome shotgun sequence DNA encoding:
- the LOC123206820 gene encoding G-type lectin S-receptor-like serine/threonine-protein kinase RLK1, encoding MATPTYIFVSLLLLMMMLEFEANSIHIPYITLGSSLSPLNEPTSWLSPSGSFAFGFYKQGDGFSVGIWLTTKPNITLVWTANRDDPPVSSNSTLTLTMGGQLILRPSDQQTKDIVIGKSSEPAALASISDSGNFVLYNDRSQKIWSSFDYPTDTLLGGQNLYTNNELTSSVSETNSSTGRFRVILQEDGELVAYPTNTIGDETEAYWTSGSFYGYGYAVHSLYLNLTGELVLVDNKSKPIQTLYADSSLYNGSIIYWATLAPDGIFRLYSHNGEYNTSLKWREPEEDCLVKTFCGWNSYCSLYDDEPRCRCLPGTDFLDPGDMKSGCERYYVEEICAEMNLTTTELYNLTSMEMITWDDYPYLQEEMNSKEDCEKSCLEDCNCDAALYTYYEGTCKKQKLPLRTARRDQGGDSSAIAYFKLSKRNITSYASGNILREPAVVTSKKAIVEILVMTFSFVTCSCILLGMSGFFVFKYRVAKYKWLLETGNFGLTDELTMRSFSYNELKKATNGFKEEVGRGSFGAVYKGAFYKGEKLVAVKRLEKMMNESSEREFHAEMQVIGRIHHKNLVRLLGYCAVESKRLLVYEYMSNGSLADLLFHSETSPDWNERVRIALDVAKGILYLHDECEAPIIHCDIKPQNILLDDFWTAKISDFGLAKLLMPDQTRTFTLMRGTRGYMAPEWSKNTPISVKADIYSYGVVLLEIIACRRNMDTKASNPDEMVLINWVYKCFINRELKKLVRDEVDKKIFENLVKVGLWCVQDEPALRPSMKSVVMMLEGITDISIPPCPTSSLG
- the LOC123206814 gene encoding G-type lectin S-receptor-like serine/threonine-protein kinase LECRK3, which encodes MQRFQFLSIHSIFLFFLFASSCVTAQQRQSNISLGSSLRPTTNSSWLSSSKLYAFGFYPRGNGYAFGIFLAGIPEKTVVWTVYRDDPPIPSNATLLLNTEGRLVLQSAQSQVTDIANQITGSASSASMLDSGNFVLYNSSGEIIWQSFDYPTDTILPTQRLLTGYELFSSVSETNPSTGKFRLKIHRDGNLIQYPTHTEDAPAYAYWSTGTGGRGDHVTLNLDVNGHLYLLNASGFNIWSITEGYPTGGILYLMRVDWDGILRLYSHNLRPNGTWSALWESSKNKCDPKGQCGINSFCFTNDKKTDCSCLPGFASVNQGNWTSGCERDFILESCSNGHGPVKVKIEQLEDTLWEDGSYLDLSETTKEDCQQACLEDCNCEAALFKSNDRKCRMQKLPLRFGKRDIGNGSKNFAFIKVGIASSDVNNEPRKEKKCLRTGLIITLSCVFGASILVFAACLIFIHGYQVWSNRIIAGNGNFRFCEDIAPVSFTFAEIEKLTDGFKEEIGKGSSSIVYKGIMMHCNKFVAVKKLEKVLAEGEREFLTEIKVIGRTHHKNLVRLLGYSFDGPNKVLVYEYMSNGSLADLLFTPEKQLNWIERMDIARDIARGILYLHSECRTQIIHCDIKPHNVLMDENRCAKIADFGLAKLLKPDQTNTFTGIRGTRGYVAPEWYRNLAVTVKTDVYSFGVVLLEIICCRRCMDQNFPDNQIVLQDWVCQCFDAGDLRQLVRNEEVDLKQLKRMIKVALWCILDEPSVRPSMKKVLLMLEGSVEIPIPPSSTSFVTSI